One Aspergillus oryzae RIB40 DNA, chromosome 2 genomic window carries:
- a CDS encoding putative UDP-galactose transporter (predicted UDP-galactose transporter): protein MGESAQRPSSGPGPVGKNFSWILTVNPLLSGQLLHYSRVMPSTNGKRYLTSTAVFFNEVVKLAISLTIALYEVSKTAPPSVPATSLFFSLTSAVFSGDSWKLAIPACLYTLANSLQYVALSNLQAAPFQVTYQLKLIATAIFSVILLNRSISLRRWGLLLLLLVGVGLVQMPISSSGDISLQEEAAAHHAFPRSLEEWKAAKLDRPNLHKRSATYEGIEEDMMTAFPRMNAVVGLLATLGACVASSLASVYFEKVLKDSAKSTSLWVRNVQLAVYSIFPALFIGVVFLDGEKIAANGFFGGYNWAVWSTVVTQAIGGIATSFCIGHAYRDAKNVATATSIFLTTLGSIWLFEFELTGNICMQCVHYALHLD, encoded by the exons ATGGGAGAAAGCGCACAACGCCCGTCTTCGGGGCCAGGCCCAGTTGGGAAGAACTTTTCATGGATTCTG ACTGTTAATCCATTGCTTTCTGGACAGTTACTACACTACTCACGGGTAATGCCGTCAACTAATGGCAAGCGATATCTCACGTCTACCGCGGTCTTTTTCAACGAGGTTGTGAAACTTGCCATCTCTCTTACCATAGCATTATACGAAGTTTCCAAAACGGCGCCCCCATCAGTTCCTGcaacttctcttttcttctccctcacGTCTGCCGTTTTCTCCGGTGACAGTTGGAAGCTCGCAATCCCCGCCTGCCTCTATACACTTGCAAACTCGTTACAATACGTCGCTCTTTCGAATTTACAGGCGGCACCCTTCCAAGTAACATATCAGTTGAAACTCATTGCGACTGCCATTTTTAGCGTGATTTTGCTGAACAGGAGCATCTCACTGCGCAGGTGGGGGTTGCTGTTGCTCCTGCTGGTGGGGGTTGGGCTTGTGCAGATGCCCATTAGCAGTTCTGGGGATATTTCTCTCCAAGAGGAGGCGGCCGCCCATCATGCTTTTCCTCGGTCgctggaagaatggaaggCCGCCAAATTGGATCGGCCAAATCTCCATAAACGTTCGGCAACGTATGAGGGCATTGAAGAGGATATGATGACCGCCTTTCCGCGAATGAATGCAGTTGTTGGTCTCTTAGCGACTCTGGGTGCGTGCGTCGCATCTAGCCTTGCCAGTGTATATTTCGAAAAGGTACTGAAGGATAGTGCAAAGTCGACCTCGCTTTGGGTCCGCAACGTTCAACTGGCCGTATACTCTATCTTCCCCGCGCTTTTCATTGGTGttgtcttcttggatggcgAGAAGATTGCTGCCAACGGGTTCTTCGGAGGGTATAATTGGGCCGTCTGGTCTACCGTGGTTACTCAAGCAATCGGGGGAATTGCAACATCTTTCTGTATAGGCCATGCATACCGAGATGCGAAGAATGTTGCTACTGCCACCAGCATTTTTCTCACTACGTTAGGGAGTATCTGGCTATTTGAGTTTGAGCTCACTGGTAAT ATTTGCATGCAATGTGTACATTACGCTTTGCATTTGGACTAA